The Pseudarthrobacter defluvii DNA window CGGGTTCATGGCAAGGATCTTCGGCGTCCTCCTCACCATCGCCGGACTGGGCTACCTCGCTGATGGATTCGCCACCATCCTCGTCCCTGATTTCCCGTTTGGCTTCGCCGTGTTTGTTTTCGGCGGCGAAGTAGCACTCATGTTCTGGCTGCTCATCAGGGGCCGCCAGGTCCGGGTCCCCGCCGATTCTTCCCCGGTTCCCGGAAAAGACATGCCATGAACGTTGGACTGCCTACCTTCCGCTTGAACCTGATGCGGGGCGGTTACCTGCTGATGGCAGTAGGCCTCATCATCGTCAAATGGCCCCTCCTCCGCCAGGCCGCTTCCATGCCCGTGCCTGACGGAGTGATCGTCTGCCTCCTGACAGCGATGTCGCTCCTGGCACTCCTGGGCCTCAGATATCCCATCGGGATGCTGCCGATCCTCTTGTTCGAGGTGATCTGGAAAAAGCTGTGGTTGGGGATCGTGGCGCTGCCCCACCTTCTCGCCAACGACATGGACACCGCCACGGCCGACATGCTCTTCAGCATCCTCTTCGTTGTCGCCATCCTGGCCGTGACCCCGTGGGACTACATCTGGAAGCGCTACTTACTGACTCCCGGGGACATTGGGGACGAACCGCCTGACGGCGCTTACGTTCGGGTAAGCCCATCGAGCACTTTGTGAAGTCCCCATCTGTACTGCTGGGTAGAGACGTAGGTGGCCATGATCGCTGCCGCTTCAGCGGAGAGGGGGTACCTGGTGGCCGGTATTGCCGAAAACCCCTCCAGGCGGGAGGCAATTTTCTCCGCTTCCGAAATTCCCCTGGGCCCATTACCCAGCTCTGCCGCCTCGAGGGCTATCGAGCCGAAGACGTAGACGATTAGCAGGTAGGACGCCCTCGCGGCCTCGCCGGCGTCGAGCCCGGAATCCCGAAGCGTTTCCATGAGGTGTTCGTTCAGGGCAAGAGCCCGCGGGCCGTCCATGGGCCCGCCGATCATCAGGTTCACCGCTCCCGGATGGGCGGTGAGCCGCTCCCTGAGTTCCAACGCCAGGGATTCAATGCGCTGACGCCACGGAACGTTGCGGTCCGAGAACACGGCCAGGTCAACCTGCCCCAGCAGGTGCTCAACAATGGCTTTGATGACTGCCGCCTTATCGGGGAAGTACGTATAGACGGCGTTCGGGGCGACCCCGACCCGGGCAGCAATCCCCCGCACGGAAGCGGCATTAACTCCGCCCTCGTCGAGAAGGTCAAGGGCTGCGTCCATGATCGCGTTCTCGGTCAGGGTCCTGCGGGGCCCCGGTTTCGAACTGCGTGCCTGCG harbors:
- a CDS encoding TetR/AcrR family transcriptional regulator: MTTQARSSKPGPRRTLTENAIMDAALDLLDEGGVNAASVRGIAARVGVAPNAVYTYFPDKAAVIKAIVEHLLGQVDLAVFSDRNVPWRQRIESLALELRERLTAHPGAVNLMIGGPMDGPRALALNEHLMETLRDSGLDAGEAARASYLLIVYVFGSIALEAAELGNGPRGISEAEKIASRLEGFSAIPATRYPLSAEAAAIMATYVSTQQYRWGLHKVLDGLTRT